A section of the Chryseobacterium scophthalmum genome encodes:
- a CDS encoding glycosyltransferase family 9 protein: MTRILAYRFSAFGDVAMTVPVFREFLEQNPEVEIVMVSRNNFESLFADIPNVIFHGIDLDDYKGFLGIRRLGKELLKLYHPDYIADLHDVIRSKILDKLYVRKGLRVFKINKGKEEKENLTNVWNLDKTQLKRTVERYADVFRDMGFKVELSHQLRPKSNQKSGIGFAPFAQHKGKMLPLEKSFELVKILAEKNTVYFFGGGKKETETLESWENQIPNTKSLAGKLNLSEELNRISQLEVMISMDSANMHLASIVGTRCVSIWGATHPYAGFLGFGQSENDVVQINDLTCRPCSVFGDKECYRGDWACLEEINVQQIIDKI; encoded by the coding sequence GTGACCAGAATTTTAGCATACCGTTTTTCCGCTTTTGGTGATGTCGCTATGACAGTGCCTGTTTTTCGGGAGTTTTTGGAACAAAATCCAGAAGTTGAAATTGTGATGGTTTCACGGAATAATTTTGAGAGCTTATTTGCTGATATTCCGAATGTTATCTTTCATGGGATTGATCTTGATGATTATAAAGGATTTCTCGGAATAAGAAGGTTGGGTAAAGAATTATTAAAATTATATCACCCAGATTATATTGCTGATTTACATGATGTTATCCGCTCTAAAATCTTAGATAAACTTTATGTGAGAAAGGGTTTAAGAGTTTTTAAAATTAACAAAGGAAAAGAGGAAAAAGAAAACCTAACCAATGTTTGGAATTTAGATAAAACTCAGTTGAAAAGAACGGTAGAACGTTATGCAGATGTTTTTCGGGATATGGGTTTTAAAGTTGAACTTTCGCATCAATTAAGACCAAAATCTAATCAAAAATCAGGAATTGGTTTTGCGCCATTCGCTCAACATAAAGGAAAAATGCTTCCTTTAGAGAAGTCTTTTGAACTTGTGAAAATTTTAGCAGAAAAAAATACCGTTTACTTCTTCGGAGGTGGAAAAAAAGAAACGGAAACCCTTGAAAGTTGGGAAAATCAAATCCCCAATACCAAAAGTTTAGCGGGAAAACTTAATCTTTCAGAAGAATTAAACCGAATTTCGCAGCTTGAAGTAATGATTTCGATGGATTCAGCTAATATGCATTTAGCCAGTATTGTAGGAACTCGTTGTGTTTCAATTTGGGGAGCGACTCATCCATATGCAGGGTTTTTAGGTTTCGGCCAAAGCGAGAATGACGTTGTTCAGATTAATGATCTTACCTGTAGACCTTGTTCGGTTTTTGGTGATAAGGAATGTTACCGTGGCGATTGGGCGTGTCTGGAAGAAATCAACGTACAACAGATTATAGACAAAATTTAA
- a CDS encoding SufE family protein: MTIKEKQQEIIDEFAFLEDWEQKYEYIIDLGKELKGLPDDKKTDDNLIKGCQSKVWIDAEFKDGKLFFNADSDGILPKGIVSLLVSIYSGHSTQEILDSDFEFISEIGLQEFLSPSRANGLMAMTKQIKFYAVAYQLKS, encoded by the coding sequence ATGACCATTAAAGAAAAACAGCAGGAAATAATCGACGAATTTGCGTTTCTTGAAGACTGGGAACAAAAATATGAATATATCATAGATTTGGGTAAAGAACTGAAAGGTCTTCCGGATGACAAGAAAACCGATGATAACTTAATCAAAGGTTGCCAAAGCAAGGTGTGGATTGATGCTGAATTTAAAGATGGAAAACTATTTTTCAATGCAGATTCTGACGGAATTCTTCCAAAAGGAATCGTTTCTTTGCTGGTAAGCATTTATAGTGGTCATTCTACCCAGGAAATTCTTGATTCTGATTTTGAATTTATTTCTGAAATCGGATTGCAGGAATTTTTATCTCCTTCAAGAGCCAACGGATTGATGGCGATGACCAAGCAAATTAAATTTTATGCAGTCGCATACCAACTGAAATCTTAG
- a CDS encoding glycosyltransferase has protein sequence MARKKILISAFSNLYTDQRIEKVCKTLHENGYEIELIGNNWGGEEAMIRPYPFSRINIISKTLKTAYFEFNWMLYWQLYEKANEHTVLLANDLDALLPNYLLAKKLNIPLIFDSHEIFSEMPAIQGKMSQKLWRYLQNKIVPNLKFMMTASGSYAKWFQNKYKINPTVVQNAPRKIDFSIEIPENNPKIILYQGAINPFRGIDKAILAMHHLENVIFKIAGDGPKKKEYEDLVVKEKLEDKVQFLGKLLPENLREITLTADVGMSIEENGGESYEFSLPNKVLDCIQARVPLILSPLPEMLNIKNQFDVGEIIKNHQPENIAAAINLVLNKGRKSYQLELKKASEILCWENEEVKLLDIFEKASR, from the coding sequence ATGGCTCGAAAAAAAATATTAATTTCTGCATTCAGTAATCTTTATACCGACCAAAGAATTGAAAAAGTTTGTAAAACGCTGCATGAAAACGGTTATGAAATTGAATTGATTGGCAACAATTGGGGTGGGGAAGAAGCAATGATCCGTCCGTATCCTTTTTCAAGGATAAATATTATTTCTAAAACTTTAAAGACCGCTTATTTTGAGTTTAACTGGATGCTTTATTGGCAGCTTTATGAAAAAGCAAATGAGCATACGGTTCTTCTTGCCAATGATTTGGATGCTTTACTGCCTAATTATCTTTTAGCTAAAAAATTAAATATTCCGTTAATATTTGACAGCCATGAAATTTTTTCTGAAATGCCGGCTATTCAAGGGAAAATGTCTCAAAAACTGTGGCGTTATCTGCAGAATAAAATCGTTCCGAATTTAAAATTCATGATGACGGCAAGTGGAAGTTATGCAAAATGGTTTCAGAATAAATACAAGATCAATCCAACCGTCGTTCAGAATGCGCCAAGAAAAATTGATTTTTCAATAGAAATTCCAGAAAATAATCCCAAAATAATTTTATACCAAGGTGCAATTAATCCATTTCGAGGAATTGATAAAGCTATTTTGGCAATGCATCATCTTGAAAATGTTATTTTTAAAATTGCAGGAGACGGACCGAAGAAAAAAGAATATGAAGATTTAGTTGTAAAAGAAAAACTTGAGGATAAAGTTCAGTTTTTAGGAAAATTGCTTCCGGAAAACTTAAGAGAAATCACATTAACTGCTGATGTTGGAATGAGCATAGAAGAAAATGGCGGTGAAAGTTATGAATTTTCACTTCCTAATAAGGTTTTAGACTGTATTCAGGCTAGAGTTCCTTTAATTTTATCTCCACTTCCGGAAATGCTGAATATTAAAAATCAGTTTGATGTTGGAGAAATTATCAAAAATCATCAACCAGAAAATATAGCTGCAGCAATAAATTTAGTGTTAAATAAAGGAAGAAAAAGCTATCAATTAGAACTGAAAAAAGCTTCCGAAATTCTTTGTTGGGAAAATGAAGAAGTGAAATTGCTGGATATTTTTGAAAAAGCTTCTCGATAA
- a CDS encoding uroporphyrinogen decarboxylase gives MSPEIVNYIGYAASVFIVLSFILKDLTKIRIVNCIGCLCFVIYGIFSGMLWPVIIPNGIICFVQVYHLLIAKKK, from the coding sequence ATGAGTCCTGAAATTGTCAATTACATCGGCTATGCTGCTTCAGTTTTTATCGTTTTGAGTTTTATTCTTAAAGATTTAACCAAAATCAGGATTGTCAATTGTATTGGTTGTCTCTGTTTTGTCATCTATGGAATTTTCAGTGGAATGCTTTGGCCGGTTATTATTCCCAACGGAATTATTTGCTTTGTACAGGTATATCATTTACTCATTGCAAAGAAGAAATAA